The following coding sequences are from one Vicugna pacos chromosome 19, VicPac4, whole genome shotgun sequence window:
- the LOC140687276 gene encoding glycine cleavage system H protein, mitochondrial, with amino-acid sequence MALLAARSARAAVCSLRAVSAPATPCLPRPWGLRAGAVRTLRTGPALLSVRKFTDKHEWITTENGVGTVGISNFAQEALGDVVYCSLPEVGTKLNKQEEFGALESVKAASELYSPVSGEVTEINEALAENPGLVNKSCYEDGWLIKMTLSNPSELDELMSEEAYEKYIKSIEE; translated from the coding sequence ATGGCGCTGCTAGCGGCGCGGAGCGCGCGGGCCGCAGTCTGCAGCCTGCGCGCCGTCTCTGCGCCCGCCACACCCTGCCTGCCGCGGCCTTGGGGGCTGCGGGCGGGCGCCGTCCGGACGCTGCGCACCGGCCCGGCTCTGCTCTCCGTGCGTAAATTCACAGACAAACATGAATGGATAACGACAGAAAACGGTGTTGGAACAGTGGGAATCAGCAATTTTGCACAGGAAGCTTTAGGAGATGTTGTTTACTGTAGTCTGCCTGAAGTTGGGACAAAATTGAACAAACAAGAGGAGTTTGGTGCTTTGGAAAGTGTGAAAGCTGCTAGTGAACTCTATTCTCCTGTATCTGGAGAAGTTACTGAAATTAATGAAGCTCTAGCAGAAAATCCAGGACTTGTCAACAAATCTTGTTATGAAGATGGTTGGCTGATCAAGATGACACTCAGTAATCCTTCAGAACTAGATGAACTAATGAGTGAAGAAGCATATGAGAAATACATAAAATCTATTGAAGAGTGA